One genomic window of Methanosalsum zhilinae DSM 4017 includes the following:
- the glpX gene encoding class II fructose-bisphosphatase, with protein MDAQKKCEIMMKSAGPIEQALLPRLVNVTEAAAIAAAHQIGRGDKNYADQVAVESMRRMLNCLDMKGTIKIGEGERDKAPMLYIGEEVGTGKGDLEVDIAVDPLEGTNLTADGVPGSISVMAMAEPGGLFHGPDVYMDKIVVGSDVVKYEKKNPDQKIDLDAPVSENLQIIAKALNRAVEELVVVILDRPRHQELIREIRGTGARVNLVSDGDLMPGVATAIRGSGVHVVMGSGGSGEAVLTAAAMKILGGKILARLVLPAVANKKSRDEIEREKKEKIPRLKKMGIMENNLDDVLDTERLVPGKDVIFAATGVTPGQLLKEANLFGEGDARVNTITMGSSGVVKFTDAIYIHDKEATPLRMK; from the coding sequence ATGGATGCTCAAAAAAAATGTGAGATAATGATGAAAAGCGCTGGGCCAATTGAGCAGGCACTTCTTCCACGCCTGGTAAATGTAACAGAAGCAGCAGCCATTGCCGCTGCACATCAGATCGGCAGGGGAGACAAAAACTACGCAGATCAGGTTGCAGTAGAATCAATGAGAAGAATGCTAAACTGTCTGGATATGAAAGGTACCATCAAAATTGGTGAAGGAGAGAGGGATAAAGCACCCATGCTATATATTGGGGAAGAGGTGGGTACAGGTAAAGGTGATCTGGAAGTCGATATTGCAGTGGATCCACTGGAAGGAACAAATTTAACTGCAGACGGAGTCCCGGGATCGATATCCGTAATGGCCATGGCAGAGCCCGGTGGTCTATTTCATGGTCCTGATGTGTATATGGACAAAATTGTAGTCGGATCAGATGTCGTTAAATATGAAAAGAAAAATCCAGATCAGAAAATTGACCTTGACGCCCCGGTTTCAGAAAATCTGCAAATCATTGCAAAGGCACTTAACAGAGCTGTCGAGGAACTTGTAGTAGTCATACTTGACAGACCCCGGCATCAGGAGTTGATCAGAGAAATAAGGGGAACCGGCGCAAGAGTTAATTTGGTTTCCGATGGAGACCTCATGCCTGGTGTTGCAACTGCTATCAGGGGTTCTGGCGTTCATGTTGTCATGGGATCCGGTGGCTCGGGTGAAGCTGTGCTGACAGCAGCTGCAATGAAGATCCTGGGCGGAAAAATACTTGCAAGGCTTGTGCTTCCTGCTGTTGCAAATAAAAAATCCAGAGATGAGATTGAAAGAGAGAAAAAGGAAAAGATACCCCGACTGAAAAAAATGGGCATCATGGAAAATAATCTAGATGACGTACTTGATACTGAGAGACTGGTCCCAGGTAAAGATGTGATATTTGCTGCAACAGGAGTAACACCGGGACAGTTGCTTAAAGAAGCGAACCTGTTTGGGGAAGGAGATGCAAGGGTCAATACAATTACAATGGGAAGTTCAGGTGTCGTAAAGTTTACAGATGCAATCTATATTCATGACAAAGAAGCTACTCCCCTCAGGATGAAGTGA
- the cgi121 gene encoding KEOPS complex subunit Cgi121 has protein sequence MNVMILTGITYIKKVSEFLNQLNQIASCNNVLVQAMNADKIAGQEHIMFAIEKALSSIEKGSNLANDPGIEIMRYASGKRQIDEAFSMGVRKGENMLALVVMGDENDVRESVTELKEIITEKPLLKCSSSKINILMAQFNITEEEIDAVGKEKIPDLVIERVALVDYLK, from the coding sequence ATGAATGTAATGATTTTAACTGGTATTACATACATTAAAAAAGTTTCTGAGTTCCTGAATCAGCTTAATCAGATCGCTTCCTGCAATAATGTCCTTGTGCAGGCGATGAACGCTGATAAAATAGCAGGCCAGGAACATATCATGTTTGCGATTGAAAAGGCCCTTTCATCCATTGAAAAAGGTTCAAATCTGGCAAATGACCCGGGAATAGAGATAATGAGGTATGCTTCCGGAAAAAGACAGATCGATGAGGCTTTTTCCATGGGTGTCCGGAAAGGAGAAAACATGCTGGCTCTTGTAGTCATGGGAGATGAAAACGATGTCAGAGAATCAGTTACAGAGCTTAAGGAAATCATTACTGAAAAGCCACTTTTAAAGTGCTCCAGTTCAAAGATAAATATATTAATGGCGCAGTTTAATATAACAGAAGAAGAAATTGATGCTGTGGGGAAGGAAAAAATTCCGGATCTGGTGATTGAAAGAGTAGCACTTGTGGATTACCTTAAATGA
- the thrC gene encoding threonine synthase, whose protein sequence is MYNLECIDCGNKYSKSDVVYTCKCGGLLDIIYDYANINIDMEKLKYEPPTVWKYRDLLPITGNPVTIYEGGTPLYRCDRLAEKIGVKELYVKHEGLNPTGSFKDRGMTVGVSKAIELGMKTVACASTGNTSASLAIYGAKAGIPAIVLLPEGKVAMGKVAQALMHGAKVLSIRGNFDEALALVRTLCDQEKFYLLNSINPYRLEGQKTIGFEIVDQLGLKVPDRVVLPVGNAGNITAIYKGFKEFRELKITDTVPKMCGIQAEGASPIVQAIKSGAESIIPESNPETIATAIRIGDPVNAKKALNAIRESEGTAETVTDEELVQAQRDLAQLEGIGVEPASATSVAGLRKLVEAGVIGSEETVVCVTTGHLLKDPQEVIDACDRPILVDATIEAIRDVVFPK, encoded by the coding sequence ATGTATAATTTAGAATGTATAGACTGTGGAAACAAATATTCGAAATCAGATGTCGTTTATACCTGTAAATGCGGTGGTCTTCTTGATATAATTTATGACTATGCTAACATAAATATTGATATGGAGAAATTGAAATATGAACCTCCTACAGTTTGGAAATACCGTGATCTACTTCCAATAACCGGTAATCCTGTAACTATTTATGAAGGGGGTACACCTCTTTATCGGTGCGATCGCCTGGCTGAAAAGATTGGAGTAAAGGAATTATATGTAAAGCATGAGGGATTGAATCCCACAGGTTCTTTTAAGGATAGGGGAATGACTGTTGGTGTATCTAAAGCAATTGAACTTGGCATGAAGACTGTTGCATGTGCTTCAACAGGAAACACATCTGCTTCACTTGCGATTTACGGAGCAAAGGCTGGAATTCCTGCGATTGTTCTATTGCCTGAGGGAAAAGTAGCAATGGGAAAGGTTGCACAGGCATTGATGCATGGTGCAAAGGTCTTGAGCATTAGGGGAAATTTTGATGAGGCACTTGCTCTTGTGCGAACATTATGTGATCAGGAAAAGTTCTATCTTTTAAATTCCATCAATCCCTATAGGCTGGAGGGGCAGAAAACAATCGGATTCGAGATCGTAGACCAACTTGGACTCAAGGTTCCAGACAGGGTAGTCCTTCCAGTTGGAAATGCAGGCAACATTACTGCCATCTATAAAGGATTCAAAGAGTTTAGAGAATTGAAGATAACGGATACTGTACCAAAAATGTGTGGTATTCAGGCAGAGGGTGCATCCCCGATTGTACAGGCTATAAAGAGTGGTGCAGAATCTATTATTCCAGAATCAAATCCAGAAACTATAGCAACTGCAATACGTATAGGAGATCCGGTAAACGCAAAGAAAGCCCTCAATGCAATAAGGGAATCAGAAGGGACTGCTGAAACAGTTACGGATGAAGAACTTGTTCAGGCCCAGCGAGATCTTGCACAGCTGGAAGGTATTGGTGTGGAACCTGCAAGTGCAACATCTGTTGCAGGACTCCGGAAACTTGTAGAGGCTGGTGTTATAGGTAGTGAAGAAACGGTTGTATGTGTCACAACAGGTCATCTGCTAAAAGATCCTCAGGAAGTCATTGATGCATGTGACCGGCCTATACTGGTGGATGCAACTATTGAAGCAATAAGGGATGTCGTGTTTCCCAAATAA
- the leuS gene encoding leucine--tRNA ligase, translated as MQKHYRPDVIEKKWISRWTSSKIFEAEPDKGSKYFITVPYPYLNGILHAGHTRTFTIGDVIARYRRMQGYNVLFPMGFHVTGTPIVGLAELIRNRDPQTIEVYSKHHGISDDRLQTLNTPEKIVDYFSVEAEKSMRSIGYSIDWRRKFTTTDDTYKKFIEWQFNHLHEKGYIVKGSHPVKWCPGDDNPVEDHDILHGEGATIVDYTLIKFRYEDMIIPCATLRPETTFGVTNLWVNPEAEYVKVKVKKEGSHELWIVSREAYEKLTFTDRNVELVEKVPAMSLIGIKVENPLTGDEVITLPASFVKAGNGSGIVMSVPAHAPFDYLALRDLYDADLSEYEITENPGDIKLISLIDVPDFGEYPAVDAVEKFNIRDQKDPRAEDATKLVYRREFHSGVLKENTGKYANIKVSKIKNILTQDLIEQNIGEIFYEFSEPVVCRCGTPCVVKMVRGQWFLNYSDPQWKEMVYKCIEQMDIIPEELRVEFNNKVDWLKDKACARKKGLGTRLPFDKDWLIESLADSTIYMSYYIISKFLTENIKPENLTKKLFDYVLLDVGTLEEVLEDCGLDKNTIEGMKNDFEYWYPVDMRTSGKDLVPNHLLFFLFHHVAIFDEDKWPKTIAVNGFVSLEGEKMSKSKGPLLTMNEAVRTYGADVTRMYILSSAEQTQDADWKNSGVEAAKKQIERFYTFSQEIIDSYSEEAFLSGYEISEIEHIDKWLLSKVQRRINQTNVSLDQIKTRNALQNSFFLMFNDIRWYQRRGGVKLLPYILDVWVRLMAPFTPHLSEEVWSYMGHDESDFISLAQYPQYNSALVDINAELAEEMISNTLEDIEEIIKVIKLSPSKIYLYTSQNWKISIFKKAIFMSSEGKLEVGTLIKEAMSDPEMKKYGKKIPKFVQKLVPEIKSMKPERIETLLQADFNEEEILKGSVLFFEKETGCSVKVYSGDDPEYDPEGKSAHASILRPAIYIE; from the coding sequence ATGCAAAAACATTATCGACCAGATGTTATCGAAAAAAAATGGATTTCCAGATGGACCAGCAGCAAGATATTTGAGGCTGAACCTGATAAAGGCAGCAAGTATTTCATTACTGTTCCCTATCCGTATTTAAATGGAATTCTGCATGCTGGTCATACACGTACCTTCACAATAGGAGATGTTATTGCAAGGTACAGGCGCATGCAAGGTTATAATGTATTGTTCCCGATGGGATTTCATGTTACAGGAACTCCCATTGTTGGTCTTGCTGAACTAATCCGAAATCGAGATCCTCAGACAATTGAGGTTTATTCCAAACACCATGGAATATCGGATGATAGATTGCAGACACTTAACACTCCTGAAAAAATTGTGGATTATTTCAGTGTAGAAGCTGAAAAATCCATGCGTTCTATAGGATACTCGATTGACTGGAGAAGAAAATTCACAACTACCGATGATACATATAAAAAGTTTATAGAATGGCAATTCAACCATCTTCATGAAAAAGGATATATTGTAAAGGGATCACATCCTGTGAAATGGTGTCCAGGTGATGATAATCCTGTAGAGGATCACGATATACTCCATGGTGAAGGAGCAACTATTGTAGATTATACTCTTATTAAGTTCAGATATGAGGATATGATCATTCCCTGTGCAACACTGCGCCCTGAGACTACATTTGGCGTAACTAATCTGTGGGTAAACCCTGAGGCAGAGTATGTCAAGGTCAAAGTTAAAAAAGAGGGATCCCATGAACTTTGGATCGTTAGCAGGGAAGCATATGAAAAACTCACCTTCACTGACAGAAATGTTGAACTGGTCGAAAAAGTGCCTGCCATGTCTCTGATAGGGATCAAGGTTGAAAATCCACTTACAGGGGATGAAGTTATTACTTTACCAGCTTCCTTTGTCAAGGCCGGTAATGGAAGCGGAATAGTTATGAGTGTTCCGGCGCATGCTCCTTTTGATTATCTGGCACTGCGGGACCTGTATGATGCGGATCTGAGTGAATATGAGATTACTGAAAATCCAGGGGATATAAAACTCATCTCACTTATTGATGTTCCTGATTTTGGAGAATATCCTGCAGTAGATGCAGTTGAAAAATTCAATATCCGGGATCAGAAAGACCCTCGTGCCGAGGATGCCACTAAACTGGTATATAGGCGTGAATTCCATTCAGGGGTTCTGAAAGAAAACACCGGTAAATATGCAAATATAAAAGTTTCTAAAATAAAAAATATTCTTACTCAGGACCTGATTGAACAGAATATTGGGGAAATATTCTATGAGTTCAGTGAGCCTGTAGTTTGTCGTTGTGGCACTCCGTGTGTTGTGAAGATGGTTCGTGGGCAGTGGTTCTTAAATTATTCTGATCCCCAATGGAAAGAGATGGTGTATAAATGTATAGAACAGATGGATATAATTCCTGAAGAGCTTCGTGTTGAATTCAACAATAAGGTTGACTGGCTGAAAGATAAAGCATGTGCCCGGAAAAAAGGTCTTGGAACAAGATTACCTTTTGATAAGGACTGGCTAATTGAATCACTTGCAGATTCGACGATCTATATGTCCTATTATATTATTTCAAAATTTTTAACAGAAAATATCAAACCAGAGAATCTAACTAAAAAGCTCTTTGATTATGTTTTACTTGATGTGGGCACATTGGAGGAAGTTTTGGAGGACTGTGGTCTGGATAAAAATACTATCGAAGGTATGAAGAACGATTTTGAGTACTGGTATCCTGTTGATATGCGTACTTCAGGTAAGGATCTGGTCCCAAACCATCTTTTGTTCTTCCTGTTCCATCATGTTGCCATATTTGATGAAGATAAATGGCCAAAGACGATTGCAGTTAATGGTTTTGTTTCACTTGAAGGAGAGAAAATGAGCAAATCCAAAGGTCCTCTTCTAACTATGAACGAAGCTGTACGAACATATGGTGCAGATGTCACCCGTATGTATATTCTCTCATCTGCTGAACAGACACAGGATGCTGACTGGAAGAATAGCGGTGTGGAAGCTGCAAAAAAGCAGATAGAAAGGTTCTATACATTTTCCCAGGAAATAATTGATTCTTATAGTGAAGAGGCGTTTCTTTCAGGATACGAAATCTCTGAGATTGAACATATTGATAAATGGCTTCTTAGTAAAGTTCAAAGGCGTATCAACCAGACCAACGTCTCACTTGATCAAATAAAGACCAGAAATGCTCTTCAAAATTCATTTTTCCTTATGTTCAATGACATAAGATGGTATCAGCGAAGGGGAGGAGTGAAGCTTCTTCCATATATTCTTGATGTGTGGGTTCGTTTAATGGCACCATTTACTCCACATCTATCTGAAGAGGTGTGGTCATATATGGGCCATGATGAATCTGATTTCATTTCACTTGCACAGTATCCTCAATATAATTCGGCCCTTGTCGACATTAATGCAGAACTGGCAGAGGAGATGATAAGCAATACTCTGGAAGATATTGAAGAAATAATTAAGGTAATCAAACTATCTCCCAGTAAAATTTATCTCTATACATCCCAGAACTGGAAGATCTCGATATTCAAAAAAGCGATCTTCATGAGCAGTGAAGGAAAACTGGAAGTAGGTACTCTCATCAAAGAAGCCATGTCAGATCCTGAGATGAAAAAATACGGGAAAAAGATTCCAAAGTTTGTACAAAAGCTGGTACCTGAAATCAAGAGTATGAAACCCGAAAGGATTGAAACATTGCTGCAGGCCGATTTTAACGAAGAAGAGATTCTAAAAGGTTCTGTTCTATTTTTCGAAAAAGAGACCGGTTGCAGTGTTAAAGTTTATTCCGGAGACGATCCTGAATATGACCCCGAGGGTAAATCAGCACATGCATCAATACTGAGGCCTGCCATATATATAGAATAA
- a CDS encoding carbon-nitrogen family hydrolase: protein MKNIRVSCIQMDISYCNKKENLQKAFLMADSAVSKGADIIVLPEVFSTGFCYERIEEVAEEHPYDTIQKIADFSKKNNCIMIGSIIEKNTFENNIEYYNLGYCIEYGQIAGFYRKIHPFTEEKKYFSPGSKVHTIPLRGCNLNIGLEICYEIRFPEIARKMALEGADILITIAEFPKPRSDIWSALAKARAIENQIPHVACNRTGSDPRKDYFGGSLIINAEGDILAEASDNETILIADIDTEQKNKIRSSIPVFADRRPELY from the coding sequence ATGAAAAATATTAGAGTTTCATGCATCCAGATGGACATTTCATACTGTAACAAAAAAGAAAATTTACAGAAAGCATTTTTGATGGCAGATAGTGCGGTTTCTAAAGGAGCCGACATTATTGTACTTCCTGAAGTGTTCTCAACCGGTTTTTGTTATGAAAGGATCGAAGAGGTAGCTGAGGAGCATCCATATGATACTATTCAAAAAATAGCTGATTTCTCAAAAAAAAATAATTGTATAATGATAGGATCAATAATAGAAAAAAATACATTTGAAAATAATATTGAATATTATAATCTTGGATATTGCATTGAATATGGTCAAATCGCAGGATTTTATCGTAAAATCCATCCATTTACAGAGGAAAAAAAATATTTCAGTCCAGGCTCTAAAGTCCATACCATACCGCTTAGGGGATGTAATCTAAATATCGGGCTTGAGATTTGCTATGAAATAAGATTTCCGGAAATTGCCCGCAAAATGGCACTTGAAGGAGCAGATATCCTGATCACAATAGCTGAATTTCCAAAGCCACGCAGTGATATATGGTCAGCCCTTGCAAAAGCACGTGCCATTGAAAACCAGATTCCGCATGTGGCCTGCAATCGAACAGGATCTGACCCCAGAAAAGATTATTTTGGGGGGTCCTTGATCATAAATGCAGAAGGCGATATTTTGGCAGAAGCCTCTGATAACGAAACCATATTAATTGCTGACATCGATACTGAACAGAAAAACAAAATACGTAGTTCCATACCAGTGTTTGCGGATAGAAGACCCGAACTGTATTAA
- a CDS encoding DJ-1/PfpI family protein: MAKNDSSSRILMVVAQNDFRDEEFFEPKKIFESKDAKISVASLTTDTAKGMLGGTVKPDVRIADAKADDYDAIVIAGGMGSKKYLWENKKLHNLIDDGKKKEKVIAAICISPVVLAKTGILKDKKCTVFNDPQSINEIKKYGGIYENKDVVVDGDIITARDPKSAKKIWKRSGKSS, encoded by the coding sequence ATGGCAAAAAATGATAGTTCCAGCAGAATACTTATGGTTGTGGCCCAGAATGATTTCAGGGATGAGGAATTTTTTGAACCCAAAAAAATATTTGAATCCAAAGATGCAAAAATCAGTGTCGCAAGCCTCACTACTGATACAGCTAAAGGCATGCTTGGAGGCACTGTAAAGCCTGATGTAAGAATAGCAGATGCAAAGGCTGATGATTATGATGCGATTGTTATAGCTGGTGGAATGGGCTCAAAGAAATATCTATGGGAGAATAAGAAACTCCATAATTTGATAGATGATGGCAAGAAAAAGGAAAAGGTAATTGCAGCTATCTGCATATCTCCTGTTGTTCTGGCAAAGACTGGAATACTAAAAGATAAAAAGTGTACTGTTTTCAATGATCCTCAGAGTATAAATGAAATTAAAAAGTATGGCGGGATCTATGAAAATAAAGATGTTGTAGTTGATGGTGATATTATTACTGCAAGAGATCCAAAAAGTGCCAAAAAAATTTGGAAAAGAAGTGGTAAAAGCTCTTAA
- a CDS encoding DUF2117 family protein, with amino-acid sequence MKIGIVFHGPEVIDSGYAQTILEKLAIYGNITAMLGGTMGKTAVMDAGLNGVIDIQCNLKPSKLVEQLMHKCDIVFLINHGKNLLNGRRFASIVAGNILTLDMKPFIHVERPGCSDEEMFPCNQKAVPHVRYFSKILGIKPSGNEFYASSIEVETNGSYCVRYLSGVKAGENIFINGIIVGKALTDNVSVVFKNGMLFSIDGGRLKDHGAEKLHGYEQKIPLDLKKAWIKSGKLRDRKPYAVNWDNNFRRNNISGTRTALIDHDAENTFEYIFGSEPISDSAITIGDDTTAIAGNILHRFSIPLIGIVDGDQDCEGFMNDLYPSSTVIIVKQGNDDIIGRQIKKSLFKHTNYSRFQDFESLKHKVICMAHDSIERVINY; translated from the coding sequence ATGAAAATAGGTATTGTTTTTCACGGTCCAGAGGTAATTGATTCTGGATATGCACAGACAATACTTGAAAAGCTGGCAATTTATGGGAATATCACAGCCATGCTTGGCGGCACTATGGGAAAAACAGCTGTAATGGATGCCGGTCTGAATGGTGTGATTGATATCCAGTGCAATTTGAAACCCAGTAAACTGGTAGAACAACTGATGCATAAATGTGATATTGTGTTCTTAATAAATCATGGTAAAAATCTTTTAAATGGCCGAAGATTTGCATCTATTGTAGCTGGTAATATTCTAACTCTGGATATGAAACCGTTTATACATGTTGAACGTCCAGGCTGCTCTGATGAGGAAATGTTTCCATGCAATCAGAAAGCTGTTCCCCATGTAAGATATTTTTCAAAAATACTTGGAATAAAACCTTCTGGAAACGAATTTTATGCTTCTTCGATAGAGGTAGAAACCAACGGAAGTTATTGTGTCAGGTATCTCTCAGGAGTTAAAGCAGGAGAAAACATATTCATTAATGGGATAATCGTAGGAAAAGCACTTACAGATAATGTAAGTGTTGTTTTTAAGAACGGGATGCTGTTCTCCATAGATGGAGGGAGACTAAAAGATCATGGTGCTGAAAAGCTTCATGGATATGAACAGAAAATACCTTTAGATTTAAAAAAAGCATGGATTAAAAGCGGGAAATTAAGAGATCGCAAACCATATGCAGTAAATTGGGATAATAATTTCAGAAGAAATAATATCTCAGGTACAAGGACTGCGCTTATTGATCATGATGCAGAAAATACCTTTGAATATATCTTTGGATCCGAGCCGATATCAGATTCTGCGATAACGATAGGTGATGATACTACTGCCATTGCTGGAAATATTCTGCATAGATTTTCCATTCCTTTAATAGGAATTGTGGATGGGGATCAGGACTGTGAGGGATTCATGAATGATCTATATCCTTCATCCACTGTTATTATCGTAAAGCAGGGTAATGATGACATAATTGGAAGACAAATTAAAAAGAGCCTGTTTAAGCACACGAATTATTCACGCTTTCAGGACTTTGAATCCTTAAAACATAAAGTGATTTGTATGGCTCATGATTCCATTGAGCGGGTAATTAACTACTGA
- a CDS encoding sensor histidine kinase: MNKKEIENQATQNDENRCILAIRAGKIAVWDLNVHTHELYMDPILSKLLGYESIRIITSTDDWMKYIHPLDRDRIKDQIQKHFNGIIPEISIEHRMQEKCGKYSWFLLNGKLIDGAESHSRRIVGTIVATNRENDDPFYRYSNEKYFNILENANEGIIIIQNNQIKYANKRFEDITGYPIKNIVGSVAINYIAPEYRRMVMKRYHKALNDHRKMRYGHFLTKRPKSYEIEILSSKSQRIPLEIIFSTIQYENKPAVVMTLTDITLQKSTQEALKLSEERLSLVLESSNLGIWDWSINDGKIMFDQKLADIINHNLIGLETGIETCKQILHPDDIPEIRSTLDNHFKKLDPYFVKECRILTQTREWKWILVQGKVVEWSRKGYPVRMVGTIGDITQRKLAEEELKKSKNELSKAYEDLKSLDRMKNQLISNISHELRTPLVSIIGYNELICEEELGSLNAQQKKAVSTALENARRLKKLIDSLLYLNIMDINNFTYEINNVQLEDMVCEIISDMSRYIEEKNISVQTEIPPSLPAIRGNKEQLSLMIFNLLDNAIKFTPSGGSINVKLQDNINEIHINIKDTGIGIPKKMIPDIFRLFYQIDASSNRRYSGTGLGMYICKTIADSHNGKIIIDSEENKGTTVTVILPKTAS, from the coding sequence ATGAATAAAAAAGAGATTGAAAATCAAGCCACGCAAAATGATGAAAATCGTTGCATTCTGGCAATCAGGGCAGGTAAAATCGCAGTTTGGGACCTGAATGTCCATACTCATGAATTATACATGGATCCTATCTTAAGCAAGTTATTGGGATACGAAAGCATCCGTATTATTACTAGCACAGATGATTGGATGAAATATATTCATCCACTGGACAGGGACAGGATAAAAGACCAGATTCAGAAGCATTTTAATGGAATAATTCCAGAAATTTCAATTGAGCACAGGATGCAGGAAAAGTGTGGTAAATATAGCTGGTTCCTCCTGAACGGAAAGCTGATCGATGGAGCAGAAAGTCATTCACGGCGGATAGTAGGAACAATTGTTGCTACCAATAGAGAAAACGATGATCCTTTTTATAGGTATTCCAATGAAAAATATTTCAACATTTTAGAAAACGCAAATGAAGGGATCATTATAATTCAGAATAATCAGATCAAATACGCAAATAAAAGATTTGAAGACATTACAGGTTATCCGATAAAAAATATAGTAGGTTCTGTGGCTATAAATTATATTGCCCCGGAATATAGACGGATGGTGATGAAAAGATACCATAAAGCACTTAATGACCATAGAAAAATGCGATATGGACATTTTTTAACAAAAAGACCAAAATCATATGAGATAGAAATACTTTCAAGTAAAAGCCAAAGAATTCCTCTTGAAATTATTTTTTCTACCATACAGTATGAAAATAAACCTGCTGTTGTGATGACCTTAACAGATATCACACTTCAAAAATCAACTCAAGAGGCCTTAAAACTGAGTGAGGAACGTTTAAGTCTCGTACTGGAAAGCAGCAATCTTGGAATATGGGATTGGAGCATAAATGATGGAAAAATAATGTTTGATCAAAAACTTGCAGATATAATCAATCACAATCTCATAGGCCTTGAGACTGGAATAGAGACCTGCAAACAAATCCTGCATCCTGATGACATACCAGAAATTAGATCTACTCTTGATAATCATTTTAAAAAGCTTGATCCATATTTTGTCAAAGAGTGTCGAATATTAACACAAACCAGAGAATGGAAATGGATACTTGTTCAGGGAAAAGTAGTTGAATGGAGCAGAAAGGGGTATCCAGTAAGAATGGTAGGAACAATCGGAGATATAACCCAGAGGAAACTAGCTGAAGAAGAATTAAAAAAATCTAAAAATGAACTTTCAAAAGCTTATGAAGACCTCAAATCACTTGATAGGATGAAAAATCAGTTGATTTCAAATATCAGCCATGAGCTTAGAACACCGCTTGTGTCGATCATAGGTTATAATGAACTTATATGTGAAGAGGAACTGGGGTCACTGAACGCCCAGCAGAAAAAAGCAGTATCAACTGCTCTGGAAAACGCCAGACGGCTAAAAAAACTAATAGATTCACTACTTTACCTGAACATAATGGATATTAACAATTTCACTTACGAAATAAATAATGTTCAACTCGAAGATATGGTCTGTGAAATAATCTCAGATATGTCCAGGTATATTGAAGAAAAAAATATTTCAGTCCAAACTGAGATTCCACCATCATTACCAGCTATTAGGGGAAACAAAGAACAATTGTCTCTTATGATTTTCAATCTGCTGGATAACGCGATTAAATTTACACCTTCTGGTGGTTCGATCAATGTGAAATTGCAGGATAACATAAATGAGATACATATAAACATAAAGGATACCGGAATCGGAATACCAAAAAAGATGATACCTGATATATTCAGATTATTTTACCAAATAGATGCTTCGAGTAATCGCAGATATTCTGGAACCGGCCTTGGAATGTATATATGTAAAACCATAGCAGATTCTCACAATGGGAAAATAATAATCGACAGTGAAGAAAATAAAGGTACAACCGTTACAGTAATATTACCCAAAACTGCAAGTTGA
- the eif1A gene encoding translation initiation factor eIF-1A, with product MRKSKGSSAKSSDKPAVTRVRVPRRDKNEILATVSNLMGAGRVRLHCMDGTSRMGRIPGSKKKRMWVREGDIVIAAPWEVQDSKADVVWKYTRPQVDWLERKGYLTS from the coding sequence ATGAGAAAAAGTAAAGGAAGTAGTGCTAAATCTTCAGACAAACCAGCTGTAACAAGAGTACGTGTTCCAAGAAGGGACAAAAATGAGATATTGGCAACAGTATCTAATCTGATGGGTGCAGGGCGTGTGAGACTTCATTGTATGGATGGAACTTCCAGAATGGGAAGAATACCTGGCTCAAAGAAGAAAAGAATGTGGGTACGCGAAGGCGATATAGTGATCGCAGCTCCCTGGGAAGTACAGGATTCAAAGGCAGATGTAGTGTGGAAATATACAAGACCACAGGTTGATTGGCTTGAGCGCAAAGGCTATCTTACTTCCTGA